The proteins below come from a single Micropterus dolomieu isolate WLL.071019.BEF.003 ecotype Adirondacks linkage group LG05, ASM2129224v1, whole genome shotgun sequence genomic window:
- the LOC123971208 gene encoding hydroxylysine kinase-like: MEHPHLSVLQREKFIWSLSNVPLLEAYINLFDGDPLHEVVKSVIHQYKTSVIPKRSDFRKCVNHGDFNDLNVLVQPDESDSHRISGILDFGDMNSGYYIHELAIAITYMMMEHPKPIEVGGPLLAGWESVLPLNDAERDCLYVLVLSRFCQSLVLARHAVTLHPENEEYLMISSRNGVHFLRQLWELGKEQVEKVWFQSAAQFSERK, translated from the exons atgGAGCACCCTCATCTAAGCgtgctgcagagagagaagttCATATGGAGTCTGTCAAATGTTCCCCTCTTGGAAGCATACATCAATTTATTTGATGGAGATCCTCTTCATGAGGTCGTGAAGTCTGTCATTCATCAGTACAAGACCTCTGTGATCCCCAAGCGCTCCGATTTCCGCAAGT GCGTTAATCACGGTGACTTCAATGACCTCAATGTGCTTGTCCAACCTGATGAGAGTGACAGCCACAGGATTTCTGGCATCCTTGACTTTGGTGACATGAACAGTGGCTACTATATCCATGAGCTAGCCATCGCTATCACGTACATGATGATGGAGCACCCTAAACCCATAGAGGTGGGTGGACCTCTCCTCGCGGGCTGGGAAAGTGTCCTTCCCCTCAATGACGCAGAGAGAGACTGTCTCTATGTGCTGGTGCTGTCCCGCTTCTGCCAGTCGTTGGTTTTAGCGCGTCACGCCGTGACCCTGCATCCGGAAAATGAAGAGTATCTTATGATTTCATCTAGGAACGGCGTCCATTTTCTCCGTCAACTCTGGGAGCTTGGAAAGGAGCAGGTGGAGAAGGTGTGGTTTCAGAGTGCTGCTCAGTTCagtgagagaaagtga